The Beijerinckiaceae bacterium genome has a window encoding:
- a CDS encoding polyketide cyclase, with the protein MTEINARAHEAETIAKEKFVITRIFDAPHEQVWKAWTEAERLGQWWGPKGFAMGVINFDLRPDGVFHYSMRTPDQHEMWGKFVYREMAAPERIVFVNSFADADGRLIRCPFSPTWPLEVVNTLTLSEHDNRTTLTLQGSPINATEEELKTFVAGFESMKQGFSGTWDQLSEYLAKA; encoded by the coding sequence ATGACGGAAATCAATGCGCGAGCCCACGAGGCCGAGACCATCGCAAAAGAGAAGTTCGTGATCACCCGGATTTTCGATGCTCCCCACGAGCAGGTTTGGAAGGCATGGACGGAGGCGGAACGCCTTGGCCAATGGTGGGGCCCAAAAGGCTTTGCCATGGGCGTCATCAATTTCGATCTGCGCCCGGACGGCGTCTTTCACTACAGCATGCGCACCCCTGACCAGCATGAGATGTGGGGCAAATTTGTCTATCGTGAAATGGCGGCCCCTGAGCGGATCGTCTTCGTCAATTCCTTTGCGGATGCGGATGGCCGTCTGATCCGCTGTCCCTTTAGCCCGACCTGGCCTTTGGAAGTTGTCAATACGCTGACCTTGTCCGAGCACGACAACAGGACAACCTTGACCCTGCAGGGAAGCCCGATCAACGCGACAGAGGAAGAACTCAAGACCTTTGTCGCCGGATTCGAAAGCATGAAGCAAGGTTTCAGCGGAACTTGGGATCAGCTTTCCGAATATCTCGCAAAGGCATGA
- a CDS encoding polyketide cyclase, translated as MLKIIVAIVVLLSAMLAGLLAVAATKPDVFRVQRTASIKAEPEKIFALINDLHAWVAWSPYEQKDPAMRRTYSGAASGKGAAYEWDGDSNVGKGRMEITDTSVPSKVTIKLDFMRPLEGHNMVDFKLKPQGGSTNVTWDMHGPSPLIGKVIGLFIDMDRMVGKDFEDGLNNLKILAEK; from the coding sequence ATGCTCAAGATTATCGTCGCTATCGTCGTTCTGTTGAGTGCCATGCTCGCCGGTCTTCTCGCTGTTGCCGCGACCAAGCCCGATGTTTTCCGGGTCCAGCGCACGGCGAGCATCAAAGCCGAGCCGGAGAAGATTTTTGCACTCATCAATGATTTGCACGCCTGGGTCGCCTGGTCCCCCTATGAGCAAAAAGATCCCGCGATGAGAAGAACATACAGCGGCGCGGCAAGCGGCAAGGGCGCCGCCTATGAATGGGACGGCGACAGCAACGTCGGCAAGGGCCGGATGGAAATCACCGATACCTCCGTCCCTTCGAAGGTCACAATCAAATTGGATTTCATGCGCCCCCTCGAAGGCCACAACATGGTTGACTTCAAATTGAAACCTCAGGGCGGTTCCACAAACGTCACCTGGGACATGCACGGCCCAAGTCCGTTGATCGGTAAAGTGATTGGTCTCTTTATCGATATGGACCGCATGGTCGGCAAGGATTTCGAGGACGGCCTGAATAATCTGAAGATTCTCGCTGAGAAATGA
- a CDS encoding VOC family protein, producing the protein MQIQPYLNFNGRCDEAVEFYQNALGAEVTMLMRFKDNPEPQAAMCAPTAEDKVMHMSFRIGDTTLLASDGRATGEPNFQGISLSLTVPTDAEAKKRFDALADGGEVQMPLAKTFFSSNFGMVADRFGLSWMVYVAP; encoded by the coding sequence ATGCAAATCCAACCTTACCTGAACTTCAACGGCCGCTGCGACGAGGCGGTCGAATTCTACCAAAATGCGCTCGGCGCCGAAGTCACGATGCTCATGCGCTTCAAGGACAACCCTGAACCCCAGGCTGCCATGTGCGCGCCCACAGCAGAAGACAAGGTGATGCATATGAGCTTCCGCATCGGCGACACGACGTTGTTGGCTTCCGATGGAAGGGCCACAGGGGAGCCGAACTTTCAAGGCATTTCGCTTAGTCTCACCGTGCCTACCGACGCCGAAGCCAAGAAGCGGTTTGATGCTCTGGCGGATGGCGGGGAGGTTCAGATGCCGTTGGCCAAGACCTTCTTTTCCTCAAACTTCGGCATGGTGGCTGACCGCTTTGGCCTCTCCTGGATGGTCTATGTCGCGCCGTGA
- a CDS encoding ATPase → MDIEQDPQSIITTRVFDAPRELVFEAWTDLQHLAQWWGPNGFTTTTRAIDVKPGGIWRFVMHGPDGVDYENQITYDEIVKPERLVYRHGGDEDVEPVRFHVTVTFEDLGGKTKLTMRAVFPSATERDRVIEKYGADKGAVQHLARLAEHLITMGQATP, encoded by the coding sequence ATCGACATCGAGCAGGATCCGCAATCCATCATTACGACCCGCGTGTTCGACGCACCGCGCGAGCTGGTCTTTGAAGCATGGACTGATCTCCAGCATTTGGCGCAATGGTGGGGGCCGAACGGCTTCACGACCACGACACGTGCCATCGATGTAAAGCCGGGCGGGATTTGGCGCTTCGTCATGCACGGTCCTGATGGCGTCGATTACGAAAATCAGATCACCTATGACGAGATCGTCAAACCCGAACGGCTGGTCTACCGCCATGGTGGGGATGAAGACGTCGAACCCGTGCGGTTTCACGTGACAGTGACCTTCGAGGATCTGGGCGGCAAGACCAAGCTCACCATGCGCGCGGTTTTCCCTTCAGCTACCGAACGCGACCGAGTGATCGAAAAATATGGCGCCGACAAAGGCGCGGTCCAACACCTGGCACGTCTTGCGGAGCATTTGATCACCATGGGCCAAGCGACGCCTTAA
- a CDS encoding transcriptional regulator — MSPDRLSTKFAALADPTRRAILARLALGETTVTELAEPFDMSLPAVSKHLKVLEHAGLITRGREAQWRPCRIEPYALKDVDDWLEEYRRFWNESFDRLDDYLRTLQAKEKKRGRKK, encoded by the coding sequence ATGTCCCCTGATCGCCTCAGCACCAAGTTCGCGGCTCTTGCCGATCCGACTCGGCGCGCGATCCTGGCGCGGCTCGCCTTGGGCGAAACCACGGTGACTGAATTGGCCGAGCCCTTCGACATGAGCCTGCCGGCGGTCTCCAAACATCTCAAGGTGCTGGAGCATGCGGGGCTCATCACGCGGGGCCGCGAGGCGCAGTGGCGTCCCTGCCGGATCGAACCGTATGCCCTCAAGGACGTCGACGATTGGCTCGAGGAATATCGCCGCTTCTGGAACGAAAGTTTCGATCGTTTGGACGATTACCTGCGGACATTACAAGCCAAGGAGAAGAAGCGTGGCCGAAAGAAATAG
- a CDS encoding polyketide cyclase — protein MLTIFLIVLALILIGLLVLISLQPAEFRVIRTARVSAAPAIVFDQINDFHKWEAWSPWAKLDPAAKNSFEGKSAGTGSIFAWSGNGKVGEGRMTITESRPSDLIRIKLEFMRPFKATNTTEFTFKPEGNQTAIAWSMAGRNNFMSKAMGLFMNCDKMVGGQFETGLANLKSVAEQSH, from the coding sequence ATGCTTACAATTTTTCTTATCGTTTTGGCGCTGATTCTGATCGGCTTGCTTGTCCTCATCTCGCTTCAGCCGGCGGAGTTCCGCGTCATCCGGACGGCCCGCGTCTCGGCCGCGCCAGCCATCGTGTTCGATCAGATCAATGATTTCCACAAATGGGAAGCATGGTCCCCATGGGCGAAGCTCGATCCGGCGGCCAAAAATAGTTTCGAGGGAAAATCCGCGGGGACCGGATCCATCTTCGCTTGGTCAGGCAACGGCAAGGTCGGCGAAGGACGCATGACGATTACCGAGAGCCGTCCGAGCGACCTCATCCGGATCAAGCTTGAATTCATGCGGCCGTTCAAAGCGACAAACACCACAGAGTTCACCTTCAAACCCGAAGGCAATCAAACCGCAATCGCGTGGAGCATGGCCGGGCGGAATAATTTCATGTCCAAGGCCATGGGGCTCTTCATGAACTGCGACAAGATGGTCGGCGGCCAGTTTGAAACGGGCCTCGCGAATCTGAAATCCGTCGCCGAACAGTCCCACTGA
- a CDS encoding SRPBCC domain-containing protein, translating into MTTDSNPSEALVTITHIFDAPRELVFRAWTDPKQMAQWWGPKCFTNPVCELDPRVGGAWRIVMRSPDGLEYPCGGVYREIVEPERLAFTNIATDNDGTPILDGFTIVTFAEHGGGTKLTLETRAVALVAYAAAYLAGMEAGWTQSLERLEECLAKRN; encoded by the coding sequence ATGACAACTGACAGCAATCCGTCTGAAGCTCTCGTCACCATCACGCACATATTCGATGCCCCGCGCGAGCTCGTCTTCAGGGCTTGGACCGATCCCAAGCAAATGGCCCAGTGGTGGGGTCCGAAGTGTTTCACAAACCCCGTTTGTGAGCTGGACCCGCGGGTCGGAGGCGCCTGGCGTATCGTCATGCGCTCGCCCGACGGGCTCGAATATCCATGCGGCGGCGTGTACCGGGAGATCGTAGAACCCGAGCGCCTGGCATTCACGAATATTGCGACGGACAACGACGGGACGCCGATCCTCGATGGATTTACCATCGTCACTTTCGCGGAGCACGGTGGCGGGACAAAACTCACTCTGGAAACGCGCGCTGTCGCCCTGGTCGCCTATGCGGCCGCCTATCTTGCGGGGATGGAGGCCGGCTGGACGCAAAGCCTGGAGCGCCTGGAAGAATGTTTGGCGAAACGAAATTAA
- a CDS encoding polyketide cyclase yields MPRLFAKPAERELVITRIFEAPREVVFKAWTDPSQAKKWWGPKDHPAIELEMDVRPKGAWRGCLRSIETGKELWHRGVFHEISPPERLVFTFAWDEEGERGLETLVTVTFSDQNGKTQMTFHHAPFQSIEERDGHQGGWTSTFDRLADYLGET; encoded by the coding sequence ATGCCGAGACTCTTCGCCAAGCCTGCCGAACGCGAACTCGTCATCACCCGCATCTTCGAGGCACCGCGGGAAGTCGTCTTCAAAGCCTGGACAGACCCGAGCCAGGCGAAGAAATGGTGGGGACCCAAGGACCACCCCGCCATCGAGTTGGAGATGGACGTTCGTCCCAAGGGCGCTTGGCGCGGTTGCCTGCGCTCGATTGAAACCGGCAAGGAGCTTTGGCACAGAGGCGTGTTCCATGAAATCTCGCCGCCCGAGCGCCTCGTCTTCACCTTCGCCTGGGACGAAGAGGGCGAGCGCGGCCTTGAAACTCTGGTGACGGTGACTTTCTCCGACCAGAATGGGAAGACGCAGATGACTTTCCATCACGCACCTTTCCAGTCGATCGAAGAACGCGACGGGCATCAAGGCGGCTGGACGAGCACCTTCGATCGGCTGGCCGATTACCTTGGCGAAACCTAA